The Chitinophagales bacterium genome has a segment encoding these proteins:
- a CDS encoding T9SS type A sorting domain-containing protein, which translates to MKQLLSFLLVFIIVGTANAQTNEIIKINWDKTIGGNRNEGGLTSKTFILLFDSRVYMGGTSNSLANSIKSESSTNDDYWAYKLEPNSGNIIWENTIKGNNSDKLTSINSYAFGTALGGISNSTIGNDKTENSRGGNDYWIVGVDADGVFNWDKTFGTNQDDSLVTIIQSASNTSMLRANLIAAGNTTAGISGDKTIANKGGADVWLVEFETQRRIFPSGWNLTKIRDISIGSIGNDYLKSMLKTDDKGYLLGIQSNSIFGDRFTDFYGGYDYWLVKLDSNLNIEWQKSYGGSSDDYINQILDLDNGNFLLVGTSFSGFSGNKTNGHFGNGDTWVIKINSTGNILWQRTLGSTATESEATSIRIYNNDERKNYYIIASTATSTVSGNKTVSGYGAKDIWIVKLNETGEIVSQGMLGGEQDEYSPTLSKGDLSAIGEQDIILACVSNSNASGLKTENNYGGGAVNNETDFWTVNFNFEKTNPTAPLTGKVYNDFANDCNYVFGLDQPISGFLVRDNTSGNYCVTNQNGEYQLPVDSGSHEIELLIPHQFENIYTTYNCPTNGKLSININNIDNIPVNNNFFIDNKRCVILNIDISSDRRRRCLKSLTVVNYSNIGNENANNVKVYVQMPEFVRILAANKPYTQINENTYEFLIDNIAYGQSGIIRIVDETLCESGIAGLTQCTKAWITPKNECFNNLDTAVTSWDKSSIAVSGSCTSYRVQFVIKNNGEDMQDSSEYRIYQNSQLGRTANFKLLAGDSIIINLQNNGATYRIEADQSYGHPGNSHPTYTVEACALPANRGYYNDLPQDDEDYEVAEECLPIIDSYDPNDKQVQPKGSGENGQLYRNSTLHYTIRFQNTGTDTAYKVVVIDTLDANLDITTLMFGASSHTYDFEFVGNTNYIVLKFTFNDINLPDSTTNELASNGFLSFSIKPHDTISNGITIQNNADIYFDFNDPIKTNTTSNLMDDRFPTTNNLLIITAINNDKNSELVQVYPNPFSNEVTFSFKQNSQAYQIQIISIDGKAIKEEIINSNIVSFGINNIANGMYYYKILDKKGNIINNGKLVKQ; encoded by the coding sequence ATGAAACAGCTATTGAGTTTTTTATTGGTATTTATAATTGTTGGTACTGCCAACGCTCAAACCAATGAGATTATAAAAATAAATTGGGATAAAACTATTGGTGGTAATAGAAATGAAGGTGGTCTTACGAGTAAGACATTTATATTGTTGTTTGATAGCAGAGTTTATATGGGAGGAACTTCAAATTCTTTAGCAAATTCTATTAAATCAGAAAGTAGTACTAATGATGATTATTGGGCATATAAATTAGAACCTAATAGTGGTAATATAATATGGGAAAATACTATAAAAGGAAATAATTCAGATAAACTTACAAGTATTAATAGTTATGCTTTTGGTACAGCATTAGGTGGAATATCAAATTCTACGATAGGAAATGATAAAACAGAAAACTCAAGAGGTGGTAATGATTATTGGATTGTAGGTGTAGATGCAGATGGTGTTTTTAATTGGGATAAAACTTTTGGTACAAATCAAGATGATTCATTAGTAACAATAATACAATCAGCTTCTAATACTTCAATGTTACGAGCCAACCTAATAGCTGCTGGAAATACTACAGCTGGTATCTCTGGTGATAAAACTATTGCTAATAAAGGAGGAGCAGATGTTTGGTTAGTAGAGTTTGAAACTCAAAGAAGAATTTTTCCTTCTGGTTGGAACTTAACAAAAATAAGAGATATTTCTATAGGCAGTATAGGAAATGATTATCTAAAATCTATGCTAAAAACTGATGATAAAGGATATTTATTAGGAATACAAAGTAATTCTATTTTTGGTGATAGATTTACAGATTTTTATGGTGGTTATGATTATTGGTTAGTAAAACTAGATTCTAATCTTAATATAGAATGGCAAAAAAGCTATGGTGGCTCAAGTGATGATTATATCAATCAGATTTTAGATTTAGACAATGGCAACTTTTTATTAGTAGGAACTTCTTTTTCTGGCTTTTCTGGTAATAAAACAAATGGTCATTTTGGAAATGGCGATACTTGGGTAATTAAAATTAATAGTACTGGCAATATTTTATGGCAAAGAACACTAGGTTCTACAGCTACAGAAAGCGAAGCAACAAGTATAAGAATTTATAATAATGATGAAAGAAAAAATTATTATATAATAGCATCAACTGCTACAAGTACTGTTTCTGGCAATAAAACAGTAAGTGGTTATGGTGCTAAAGATATTTGGATTGTAAAATTAAATGAAACTGGTGAAATTGTTAGTCAAGGTATGTTAGGTGGAGAACAAGACGAATATAGCCCAACGCTTAGCAAAGGCGATTTAAGTGCGATTGGAGAACAAGATATAATTTTAGCTTGTGTTTCCAACTCAAATGCAAGTGGCTTAAAAACAGAAAATAATTATGGTGGTGGTGCTGTAAATAATGAAACAGATTTTTGGACAGTTAATTTTAATTTTGAAAAAACAAATCCAACAGCTCCTTTAACTGGTAAAGTATATAACGATTTTGCTAATGATTGTAATTATGTTTTTGGATTAGATCAACCAATTAGTGGATTTTTAGTAAGAGATAATACATCAGGTAATTACTGTGTTACTAATCAAAATGGAGAATATCAATTGCCAGTAGATTCTGGTAGTCACGAAATTGAACTATTAATTCCTCATCAATTTGAAAATATTTATACAACATACAATTGTCCAACAAATGGAAAATTAAGTATTAATATAAATAATATTGATAATATTCCTGTTAATAATAATTTTTTTATTGATAATAAAAGATGTGTCATATTAAACATAGATATATCGTCTGATAGAAGAAGAAGATGCTTAAAAAGTCTTACAGTTGTTAATTATTCTAATATAGGTAATGAAAATGCAAACAATGTTAAAGTTTATGTGCAGATGCCAGAATTTGTAAGAATATTAGCAGCTAATAAACCATATACTCAAATTAATGAAAATACATACGAATTCTTAATCGACAATATTGCTTATGGACAATCAGGAATAATTAGAATAGTAGATGAAACACTATGCGAAAGTGGTATTGCTGGTCTTACACAATGTACCAAAGCTTGGATTACACCTAAAAATGAATGCTTTAATAATTTAGATACTGCAGTTACTAGTTGGGATAAAAGCTCGATAGCAGTAAGTGGAAGTTGTACTTCCTACAGAGTACAGTTTGTTATTAAAAACAACGGAGAAGATATGCAAGATTCTTCCGAATATAGAATCTATCAAAATAGCCAATTAGGTCGTACTGCTAATTTTAAATTACTAGCAGGTGATAGTATTATTATTAATCTTCAAAACAATGGAGCAACTTATAGAATAGAAGCAGATCAATCGTATGGTCATCCAGGAAATTCTCATCCAACATATACTGTAGAAGCTTGTGCATTACCAGCTAATCGTGGTTACTACAACGATCTACCACAAGACGATGAAGATTATGAAGTAGCTGAAGAGTGTTTGCCAATTATAGACAGCTACGATCCAAATGACAAACAAGTGCAACCAAAAGGAAGTGGAGAAAATGGTCAGTTGTACAGAAATTCAACTTTACATTATACCATTCGTTTTCAAAACACAGGAACAGATACAGCATACAAAGTAGTAGTGATTGATACACTCGATGCCAATTTAGATATTACTACGCTCATGTTTGGAGCATCATCACATACTTACGATTTTGAGTTTGTAGGAAACACCAATTATATCGTTTTAAAATTTACATTTAATGATATCAACTTGCCAGATTCTACGACCAATGAGTTGGCAAGTAATGGTTTTTTAAGTTTTAGTATCAAACCACACGATACCATTTCAAATGGAATTACCATTCAAAACAATGCAGATATTTATTTTGATTTTAATGATCCAATTAAAACCAATACCACTTCAAATTTAATGGACGATAGATTTCCTACAACGAATAATTTATTGATTATAACAGCAATTAATAATGATAAAAATTCAGAGTTAGTACAAGTATATCCAAATCCATTTAGTAATGAAGTTACATTCTCGTTTAAACAAAATTCGCAAGCATATCAAATACAAATTATATCAATTGATGGAAAAGCTATAAAAGAAGAAATAATTAATTCAAATATAGTTTCCTTTGGTATAAATAATATTGCCAATGGAATGTACTATTACAAAATACTAGACAAAAAAGGAAATATCATTAATAACGGGAAATTAGTAAAACAGTAA
- a CDS encoding acyl-CoA dehydrogenase family protein, with product MQNAYQNSYKGFDYLLLDDLLTTEQLLIRDTVRTFVNQNILPTIEAIAQSAVFPKSLMQQLGEVGVLGITIPQQYGGSGLDYISYGLAMQELERGDSGIRSCASVQSSLVMYPIYLYGSEAQKMKYLPKLAKGELIGSFGLTEPNHGSDPASMECTLIKKGNQYILNGAKMWITNSPICDLAIVWAKNEENKVVGCIVERAMKGFTTPEIHNKWSLRTSITGEMIFDEVIIPEENILPLAKGLKAPLSCLSSARYGISWGAIGAASDCLHHALCYSKDRKQFNKPLAAFQLTQKKLAESLTSITQAQLLSFRVGQLFNEKKVSPQQISMAKRNNVAMALDIARTCRQICGAMGITGNFPFMRHAMNLESVITYEGTHEVHLLITGMDLTAENAFE from the coding sequence ATGCAAAATGCTTATCAAAATAGTTACAAAGGATTTGATTACTTGTTATTAGACGATTTATTAACTACAGAACAACTGTTAATTAGAGATACTGTCAGAACTTTTGTAAATCAAAATATATTACCAACTATTGAAGCTATTGCACAGAGTGCTGTTTTTCCAAAATCACTCATGCAACAATTAGGTGAAGTTGGTGTTTTAGGCATTACTATTCCACAACAATATGGTGGAAGTGGTTTAGATTATATAAGCTATGGTTTAGCCATGCAAGAGTTAGAACGAGGTGATTCTGGCATTCGTTCTTGTGCTAGCGTACAAAGTTCTTTGGTAATGTATCCTATCTATTTATATGGAAGTGAAGCACAAAAGATGAAATATTTACCCAAATTGGCAAAAGGTGAGTTAATTGGTAGTTTTGGATTAACAGAACCTAATCATGGTAGTGATCCTGCAAGTATGGAATGTACACTCATTAAAAAAGGCAATCAATATATTTTAAATGGAGCTAAAATGTGGATTACTAATAGTCCGATTTGCGATTTAGCGATTGTTTGGGCAAAAAATGAAGAGAATAAAGTTGTTGGTTGTATTGTAGAACGAGCAATGAAAGGTTTTACTACACCAGAAATTCATAATAAATGGAGTTTAAGAACTTCTATTACTGGCGAAATGATTTTTGATGAGGTGATTATTCCAGAAGAAAATATTTTACCATTGGCAAAAGGACTGAAAGCACCATTGTCTTGCCTGTCTTCTGCTAGATATGGAATTTCTTGGGGAGCTATTGGAGCTGCTTCTGATTGTCTGCATCATGCTTTGTGTTATAGCAAAGACAGAAAACAGTTTAATAAACCATTAGCCGCTTTTCAGTTGACACAAAAGAAATTAGCCGAATCATTAACTAGCATTACCCAAGCACAATTGCTGTCATTTAGAGTAGGACAACTTTTTAACGAAAAGAAGGTGAGTCCACAACAAATTTCAATGGCAAAACGCAATAATGTAGCCATGGCGTTAGATATTGCTAGAACTTGCAGACAAATTTGTGGTGCTATGGGCATAACTGGAAATTTTCCGTTTATGCGTCATGCTATGAACTTAGAAAGTGTAATTACTTACGAAGGTACGCACGAAGTACATTTACTGATAACTGGTATGGATTTAACAGCAGAAAATGCATTTGAATAA
- the folB gene encoding dihydroneopterin aldolase: MENNFTIGLNGMQFYAYHGYYEEERKIGGWYEVDVTVVVQQQNTINDKLENTINYEQIYTIVEQAMQESALLIETVASKIKDAIKALGVQQIKVTVKKKNPPLSGNVGHAFCTIEDK, translated from the coding sequence ATGGAAAATAATTTTACAATAGGATTGAATGGCATGCAATTTTACGCCTATCATGGATATTATGAAGAAGAACGGAAAATTGGTGGCTGGTACGAGGTAGATGTTACAGTTGTTGTACAACAACAGAATACAATTAATGATAAGCTAGAAAACACGATTAATTACGAGCAGATTTATACTATTGTAGAACAAGCGATGCAAGAATCTGCTTTATTAATAGAAACAGTGGCATCAAAAATTAAAGATGCTATTAAAGCATTAGGCGTACAACAAATTAAAGTTACTGTTAAGAAAAAGAATCCACCATTATCAGGAAATGTTGGGCATGCATTTTGTACAATAGAAGATAAATAA
- a CDS encoding sphingomyelin phosphodiesterase — protein sequence MQKIILLFCLFFLLIESNAQQNESTVNNTTTKDLKILSWNIFMLPPFVHRTGKRTRVKAIANYVKKSDYDVLVFQEMFLHAAKRKLRRRIKKEYPYQVGPAYKRFISLRTSSGIYIASKYPMQKIGKTKFKQKEGADNKLARKGALMVEVNKNDKLYHIIGTHLNAGGSDETKMSQVDQIATLIKKEEKDSVPIFICGDFNIDKKDAKLYPYTLNKLQAEDGEIIGDWNNTIDSKNNDMCGGNQAKVIDFIFYKSNGLQYKSIERSIPRIELQWCKEHKSLSDHQPVELHIIF from the coding sequence ATGCAAAAAATAATTTTACTGTTTTGTTTGTTTTTTTTATTAATAGAATCAAATGCACAACAAAATGAAAGTACAGTCAACAATACTACAACCAAAGATTTAAAAATATTGTCTTGGAACATATTTATGTTGCCACCATTTGTGCATAGAACAGGTAAAAGAACTAGAGTAAAGGCAATAGCCAACTATGTAAAAAAATCAGATTATGATGTGTTGGTGTTTCAAGAAATGTTTTTGCATGCAGCAAAACGCAAGCTGCGTAGAAGAATTAAAAAAGAATATCCATATCAAGTTGGACCAGCTTATAAAAGATTTATTTCTTTGCGAACAAGCAGTGGTATTTATATAGCATCAAAATATCCAATGCAAAAAATAGGTAAAACCAAGTTTAAACAAAAAGAAGGTGCCGATAATAAATTAGCCAGAAAAGGAGCTTTAATGGTTGAAGTAAATAAAAATGATAAGTTATATCATATTATTGGTACACATTTAAATGCTGGAGGAAGCGATGAAACTAAAATGAGTCAAGTTGACCAAATTGCAACACTAATAAAAAAAGAAGAAAAAGACAGTGTACCTATTTTTATTTGTGGCGATTTTAATATAGATAAAAAAGATGCTAAATTATATCCATATACACTCAATAAATTACAAGCAGAAGATGGTGAAATTATAGGTGATTGGAACAATACGATAGATAGTAAAAATAATGATATGTGTGGAGGCAATCAAGCTAAAGTAATAGATTTTATTTTTTATAAATCGAATGGCTTACAATACAAGAGCATAGAAAGAAGTATTCCTAGAATAGAATTGCAATGGTGTAAAGAACACAAAAGTTTATCCGACCATCAACCAGTAGAACTACATATTATATTTTAA
- a CDS encoding CoA transferase, giving the protein MIQGPLNGIRILDLSRLLPGPLATQMMADMGAEVIKIEDKKAPDYTRFMPPHYNGVGVSFLALNRNKKSITLDFSDDKDKQKFFDLVKTADVVVDSFRPGVLKKLGIDYETAKQYNHSIIYVAVTGYGQDGVYNKNAGHDINYLGYSGVLSMLGDKEKIVKPGVQFADICGGSYPTVMACLAAVIHKKNTGEGQFVDVAMTDCVLPLLSFYMTEGLNTNKYYERQEHPLAGSVVNYNIYQCKDKKWMALGSLEPKFWMNFCMMVNKPEWSNQLLSNEIKAEVETLFLSKDSTEWIALAKQFDACLTPILELNELEKEQYHIDRNNFIEVEHPEKGKLKMINQPIKFAAFDKQTFSYPPEMGADNDEILNNL; this is encoded by the coding sequence ATGATTCAAGGACCACTGAACGGTATTAGAATTTTAGATTTGTCGAGATTATTACCAGGACCTTTGGCTACGCAAATGATGGCTGACATGGGTGCTGAGGTGATTAAAATTGAAGATAAAAAAGCACCTGATTATACTCGATTTATGCCTCCACATTATAATGGTGTTGGTGTAAGTTTCTTAGCATTAAACCGAAATAAAAAGTCTATTACTTTAGATTTTAGTGATGATAAAGACAAGCAAAAATTCTTTGATTTAGTTAAAACTGCTGATGTTGTAGTTGACTCATTTAGACCTGGTGTTTTAAAAAAATTAGGTATTGATTATGAAACTGCTAAACAATACAATCATAGTATTATTTATGTAGCAGTTACTGGTTATGGACAAGATGGTGTTTATAATAAAAATGCTGGACACGACATTAACTATTTAGGTTATAGTGGTGTATTAAGTATGTTGGGTGATAAAGAAAAAATTGTAAAACCTGGTGTGCAATTTGCTGATATTTGTGGTGGAAGTTATCCTACAGTAATGGCTTGTTTAGCTGCTGTTATACATAAAAAAAATACAGGCGAAGGTCAGTTTGTAGATGTAGCCATGACGGATTGCGTATTGCCTTTGTTGTCTTTTTATATGACCGAAGGTTTGAATACCAACAAATATTATGAAAGACAAGAACATCCATTGGCTGGTAGTGTAGTTAATTACAATATCTATCAATGTAAAGATAAAAAGTGGATGGCACTAGGAAGTTTAGAACCAAAGTTTTGGATGAATTTTTGTATGATGGTTAATAAACCAGAATGGTCTAATCAATTGTTGAGTAATGAAATAAAAGCTGAAGTAGAAACCTTATTTTTATCGAAAGATAGTACAGAATGGATAGCACTTGCCAAACAATTTGATGCGTGCTTAACACCAATTTTAGAATTGAATGAATTAGAAAAAGAGCAATATCATATAGATAGAAATAATTTTATTGAAGTAGAACATCCTGAGAAAGGCAAATTAAAAATGATAAATCAACCAATAAAATTTGCTGCTTTTGATAAGCAAACATTTTCTTATCCACCAGAAATGGGAGCAGACAATGATGAAATTCTAAATAATTTATAA
- a CDS encoding DUF4197 domain-containing protein, translated as MKKIFILLASAVLTISCSTQQIQQTVGAILGGGSGSVTESEAAGGLKEALTQGINIGMGLLSKQDGFYGNSLVKIPWPDQAEKIKNAMIKLGMQDKVDNVTKSLNRAAEKASGVAIDVFVNSIKQMTIQDAMTILLGGDGTATAYLKKTSTPLLTEKFRPIIDNSLNQVNATKLWSEALTIYNQIPFVQSVNTDLTGFVTEKALDGVFKMVEKEENKIRENPLARVTSLMKKVFGFADAQKNN; from the coding sequence ATGAAAAAAATATTTATACTTTTAGCATCTGCAGTGTTAACAATTAGCTGTTCAACGCAACAAATTCAACAAACAGTTGGTGCTATTTTAGGTGGTGGTTCTGGCAGTGTAACAGAATCTGAAGCTGCTGGTGGTTTAAAAGAAGCATTAACTCAAGGTATTAATATTGGCATGGGTTTATTGTCTAAACAAGATGGATTCTATGGCAATAGTTTAGTTAAAATTCCTTGGCCAGATCAAGCAGAAAAAATAAAAAATGCCATGATTAAGTTAGGCATGCAAGATAAAGTTGATAATGTAACGAAGTCTTTAAACAGAGCTGCCGAAAAAGCATCTGGTGTTGCTATTGATGTATTTGTAAACTCAATTAAACAAATGACCATACAAGATGCCATGACTATTTTATTAGGTGGTGATGGTACAGCTACTGCTTATCTTAAAAAAACTTCTACTCCTTTATTAACTGAAAAATTTAGACCTATCATTGATAATTCACTTAACCAAGTTAATGCTACAAAATTATGGTCAGAAGCATTGACTATCTATAATCAAATTCCATTTGTACAAAGTGTAAATACTGATTTAACTGGTTTTGTTACAGAAAAAGCATTAGATGGTGTTTTTAAAATGGTTGAAAAAGAAGAAAACAAAATCAGAGAAAATCCATTGGCAAGAGTTACTAGCTTAATGAAAAAAGTATTTGGCTTTGCTGATGCTCAAAAAAATAACTAA
- a CDS encoding competence/damage-inducible protein A, producing MKAILISIGDELLNGQTINTNVSYISQEMNKLGISVLRHITISDEKLEIINNADTAIALADIVIITGGLGPTSDDITKQVLCEYFGGELILNELALKNIQEIFIHRGRTINDMSKQVAYVPNNCTVFQNSMGTAPGMLFTKNKSIIVSMPGVPYEMKAMVEKSLIPYIKEEYQLPIIIHKHILTVGVGETAIAEKIEPIIATFPTNLSLAYLPSVGKVKLRLTAKGNDKQALQTLIDKYTKQISEVLAVNIYGYDDDVLEAVIGKILLQHNLQLGLAESCTGGYIAHLITSISGSSQYFKGGIVSYANTVKEELLWVQQTTLETFGAVSEETVTEMLNGALKQLQVNVAVAISGVAGPNGGTTEKPVGTVYIGVSNGFQTKVKRFNLTKDRMKNIELSAVIALEMLRRFLWKNYPI from the coding sequence ATGAAAGCAATATTAATATCAATTGGCGATGAATTGTTAAATGGACAAACTATCAATACCAATGTGAGTTATATATCACAAGAAATGAATAAATTAGGTATTAGTGTTTTGAGGCATATAACCATTAGTGATGAAAAATTAGAAATTATTAACAATGCAGACACAGCTATTGCTTTAGCTGATATTGTTATTATAACAGGTGGACTTGGTCCTACTAGCGACGATATTACGAAACAAGTACTCTGCGAATATTTTGGTGGCGAATTGATTTTAAATGAATTGGCATTAAAAAATATTCAAGAAATTTTTATTCATAGAGGAAGAACGATAAACGATATGAGTAAACAAGTAGCTTATGTTCCTAATAATTGTACGGTTTTTCAAAATAGTATGGGAACTGCACCAGGAATGTTGTTTACTAAAAACAAAAGTATTATTGTGTCGATGCCAGGTGTGCCTTACGAAATGAAAGCCATGGTTGAAAAAAGTTTAATTCCATATATTAAAGAAGAGTATCAATTGCCAATTATTATTCATAAACATATTTTAACTGTAGGTGTTGGAGAAACAGCTATTGCAGAAAAAATAGAACCTATAATAGCAACATTTCCTACTAATTTAAGTCTAGCGTATTTGCCAAGTGTAGGAAAAGTAAAACTACGACTAACTGCAAAAGGCAATGATAAACAAGCATTACAAACATTAATTGATAAATATACTAAGCAAATTTCAGAAGTATTAGCTGTTAATATATATGGCTATGATGATGATGTTTTAGAAGCAGTAATAGGAAAAATACTACTACAACACAATTTACAATTAGGTTTAGCAGAAAGTTGTACAGGTGGTTACATTGCACATTTAATTACTTCTATTAGTGGTAGTTCTCAATATTTTAAAGGTGGAATTGTAAGCTATGCCAATACAGTAAAAGAAGAGCTACTTTGGGTACAACAAACTACTTTAGAAACATTTGGAGCAGTAAGCGAAGAAACTGTAACCGAAATGCTAAATGGTGCATTAAAACAACTACAAGTAAATGTAGCAGTTGCTATTAGTGGTGTAGCTGGACCAAATGGAGGAACTACCGAAAAACCTGTTGGTACAGTATATATTGGTGTGTCTAATGGTTTTCAAACAAAAGTAAAACGATTCAACTTAACGAAAGACCGAATGAAAAATATTGAGTTGAGTGCAGTTATTGCTTTAGAAATGTTAAGACGATTTTTGTGGAAAAATTATCCAATTTGA
- a CDS encoding 2-oxo acid dehydrogenase subunit E2, which yields MADYYLLLPKMGESVFEATIITWNKQVGDTINENETIVEVATDKVDSEVPCPVSGTIKELLHQDGDVVEVGKPLAIIEVEGNIPQNFIPEEKETKVENISSAETQNEIVEEKIITTKEAITEPVVEEKITIKETPKENITTVAKENIIGTNDGFFSPLVMNIASTEKVSMQELSTIKGSGLNGRITKEDILAFVDWKKNQPKENIVEKTEAKAEIAKPNDVSKVVEEKKSTITNGNEIIEMDRMRKLIAKHMVNSKHTAPHVSSFVECDMTNIVNWRNKHKTNFEKKYKTKLSFMPMIVEAICKAIKDFPMINISVEGDTIIKKKTINIGIATALPSGNLIVPVIKNTDKLNLLGIAENINQLIDKARKNQLSPDDIQDGTYTISNIGTFGNILGTPIINQPQVAIMAVGSIEKKPAVLEIDGQDVIAIRHKMYLSHTYDHRVVDGSLGGMFVKRVADYLENFDVEQDI from the coding sequence ATGGCAGATTACTATTTATTATTACCTAAAATGGGCGAAAGCGTATTTGAAGCAACCATTATTACATGGAACAAACAAGTTGGCGATACTATCAACGAAAATGAAACTATTGTTGAAGTTGCTACAGATAAAGTCGACTCAGAAGTGCCTTGTCCTGTTAGTGGAACGATAAAAGAACTCTTGCATCAAGATGGAGATGTGGTAGAAGTGGGTAAACCTTTGGCAATTATTGAAGTAGAAGGTAATATACCTCAAAATTTTATTCCAGAAGAAAAAGAAACCAAAGTAGAAAATATTTCAAGTGCCGAAACTCAAAATGAAATCGTAGAAGAAAAAATAATTACTACTAAAGAAGCAATTACAGAACCAGTAGTAGAAGAAAAAATCACCATAAAAGAAACTCCAAAAGAAAATATTACTACAGTTGCCAAAGAAAATATTATTGGAACTAATGATGGATTTTTTTCACCTTTAGTAATGAATATTGCTAGCACAGAAAAAGTGAGTATGCAAGAACTAAGTACTATAAAAGGCAGTGGTTTAAATGGTAGAATTACGAAAGAAGATATTTTAGCTTTTGTAGATTGGAAAAAAAATCAACCGAAAGAGAACATAGTAGAAAAAACAGAAGCAAAAGCCGAAATAGCGAAACCAAACGATGTATCAAAAGTTGTGGAAGAAAAAAAATCTACAATAACCAATGGCAATGAAATTATAGAAATGGACAGAATGCGTAAACTAATTGCTAAGCATATGGTCAATTCTAAACATACAGCACCACATGTATCTTCGTTTGTTGAATGCGATATGACCAATATTGTGAATTGGAGAAATAAACATAAAACTAATTTTGAAAAAAAATATAAAACTAAATTATCTTTTATGCCAATGATTGTAGAAGCAATTTGCAAAGCCATAAAAGATTTTCCTATGATTAATATTTCTGTAGAAGGCGATACTATTATCAAGAAAAAAACTATTAACATAGGAATTGCGACAGCACTACCAAGTGGAAATTTAATTGTACCAGTGATTAAAAATACAGATAAACTCAATTTGTTAGGTATTGCAGAAAATATTAATCAACTAATAGATAAAGCAAGGAAAAACCAATTGTCGCCAGATGATATACAAGACGGTACTTATACTATTTCTAATATTGGAACATTTGGCAATATTTTAGGAACACCAATCATCAATCAACCACAAGTAGCTATAATGGCAGTAGGAAGCATTGAAAAGAAACCTGCTGTTTTAGAAATTGACGGACAAGATGTTATTGCAATCAGACATAAAATGTATTTGTCGCATACTTACGACCATAGAGTTGTTGATGGTTCTTTAGGTGGCATGTTTGTAAAACGAGTAGCCGATTATTTAGAAAATTTTGATGTAGAGCAAGATATCTAA
- a CDS encoding DUF2200 domain-containing protein has translation MKPTPEHNAKIAKMTFASVFPHYINKVERKGRTKAELYQVIEWLTGFNEKELQRLIDEKVTFESFFKQATLNPNASLIKGTICGYKIEAIDNELTKQVRYLDKLIDELAKGKTMDKILRQSK, from the coding sequence ATGAAACCAACACCAGAACATAATGCTAAAATTGCAAAAATGACTTTTGCATCAGTTTTTCCACACTACATCAATAAAGTAGAACGCAAAGGAAGAACTAAAGCTGAATTATACCAAGTTATAGAATGGCTAACTGGTTTTAATGAAAAAGAGCTACAACGACTCATCGATGAAAAAGTTACATTTGAATCATTCTTTAAGCAAGCTACATTAAATCCAAATGCATCCTTAATCAAAGGAACAATTTGTGGTTATAAAATAGAAGCAATAGATAATGAATTGACCAAACAAGTACGCTACCTAGACAAACTAATAGACGAATTAGCCAAAGGAAAAACTATGGATAAAATTTTGAGACAGTCAAAATAA